In Marinitoga hydrogenitolerans DSM 16785, the following are encoded in one genomic region:
- a CDS encoding chemotaxis protein CheW, translating into MPQYISVILNKEKYAIPMINVQEVVKYENIVKVPGSDNYIIGVINLRNKTIPIMNLKDKLNLRKDISKDSKIVILTKKGSNLGIIVDDTSEIIDVGEKDVEKINNNNFSTVIRKNEHLYKVIEIDNLFEGDFKDYTKEILDKHIKDEHEELIQILKFKLGNEIMAIPVENVQEIVKKPLIYSIPDMPNFVKGVMTLRGEIIQIIDLNALFKKNNLNLKELIIIKINGIKFGLHVEEVKNITSVEINAINKLPVTSKNSKVIGVINLNSEIITLLDLEKIFDELGIEIEKIVLDENEKGEETIDESKLFLIFKLIDEDYAIEIEKVREVTVLENEKVKDVVNIRGEVIPLIDLNEKFNNKNTNSKNIVIIKGKEKDFGLIVDEVEEITRINKSKIEKVPDEVISDTSTGEYLKNIINQDSNLIFIINAEKLEM; encoded by the coding sequence ATGCCACAATATATAAGTGTTATATTAAATAAAGAGAAATATGCAATACCTATGATTAATGTTCAAGAAGTTGTGAAATATGAAAATATTGTAAAAGTTCCAGGTTCTGATAATTACATAATAGGGGTTATTAATTTAAGAAATAAAACTATACCTATAATGAATCTTAAAGATAAGCTTAATCTGAGGAAGGATATTTCAAAGGATTCAAAAATTGTTATTTTAACAAAAAAAGGAAGTAATTTGGGCATTATAGTTGATGATACTTCTGAAATAATTGATGTTGGAGAAAAAGATGTAGAAAAAATAAATAATAATAACTTCTCAACAGTTATTAGAAAAAATGAACACTTATATAAGGTTATAGAAATAGATAATCTTTTTGAAGGTGATTTTAAAGATTATACAAAAGAAATATTAGATAAACATATAAAAGATGAGCATGAGGAATTAATTCAAATTTTAAAGTTTAAATTAGGAAATGAAATAATGGCCATCCCAGTAGAAAATGTACAGGAAATAGTAAAAAAACCCTTGATTTACTCTATTCCAGATATGCCTAATTTCGTAAAAGGGGTTATGACATTAAGAGGCGAAATAATACAAATTATAGATTTAAATGCGTTATTTAAAAAAAATAATTTAAACTTAAAAGAATTAATAATTATAAAAATCAATGGTATAAAATTTGGACTTCATGTAGAAGAAGTAAAAAATATTACAAGTGTAGAAATAAATGCTATAAACAAATTGCCAGTAACATCGAAAAACTCGAAAGTTATAGGAGTGATAAATTTAAATAGTGAAATAATTACACTTTTAGATTTAGAAAAAATTTTTGATGAGTTGGGAATAGAAATAGAAAAAATTGTATTAGATGAAAATGAAAAAGGAGAAGAGACAATTGATGAATCAAAATTGTTTTTAATTTTCAAGTTAATTGATGAAGATTATGCAATAGAAATAGAAAAGGTAAGAGAAGTTACAGTATTGGAAAACGAAAAAGTTAAAGATGTAGTGAATATCAGAGGTGAAGTAATACCCCTAATAGATTTAAACGAAAAATTTAATAATAAGAATACCAATTCAAAAAATATAGTAATAATAAAAGGAAAGGAAAAAGATTTTGGATTAATTGTAGATGAAGTAGAGGAAATTACAAGAATAAACAAAAGTAAAATAGAAAAAGTACCTGATGAGGTTATTTCAGATACTTCTACAGGTGAGTATTTAAAAAATATTATCAATCAAGATTCTAATTTGATTTTTATTATCAATGCAGAAAAATTAGAAATGTAA